In Papaver somniferum cultivar HN1 chromosome 9, ASM357369v1, whole genome shotgun sequence, the genomic stretch CATAAAAAGGAGTGAGTCCGATTAGTTAACCTTGATGTATGTATTTTTTGTTTCGATAGGTTGAGGCACCAAGAGATTTTCCTTTCATGATTGAGGATAATCCATGGAATGACCGAACTATAACATTAACTAGAGAGTATCAGGGTGATGAAATTAAAGTCATAGTTCATTGCCATAAAGATTCTGGTAATTATATTGAGCTGGATGTAAGTGTTTCAAATAAAAGTGGATTCACTTTGAAATGCAGCGTTGTGGATGATTATAGTACCGAAGGATATACAATTAGGTATTTGGCTGTTGAGAATCCAAATGCTTCTGATGATTATATTGCGTGCGGAAATGACGATTTCTCGTAAGTGTAGTTGATTGCTAGCAATTTGTTTGGTTATTATATCTTTTGCTATCGGTTGTTAACGGGTTCCTGATATATATATTGTAAcatctcttgtttttttttggttttgaaggcaTTTAGATGAGAACCTGCAGAAAGCTTTACGGACATACTTAGAAGTCAGAGGGATTGAATTTGGCATCTACAACTTCTTATATGAGTACATGAGTAACAGAAAGTACAAGAAATACACTGCGTGGTTGAAGAAATTGAAAAATTTCATTGCCAGCTAAATTTTTCTCAAGTTCAAGAGCTTTTGAAGGTTATACTCTCTTACGTTTAGCTGGAAATGGATCTGGTCTACAAATATCTCACAATGTATCTAAATTAACTAAAATTATTTTATCTGTTAGCCAATTTATTTAACTTTGTTGATTCTGGTTTTAAGTTAAGGAACCAAGGAATGGAAACCGTACTTGCAACGGGCATTATTAAGGTGGAGCGATTGCAGCTTTCTCTGTTATTAAAGGAAGAACAGTAGTAAGTGACTTGTGGCACCATCGCCACCCTCACTTTAAGATTTTGGAAAATTTGAACTCCGGCCAATAACTTAATTTTTGTTTTAATGGAATGACAAGTTTGATATTTGTTCTTGCTGTCAATGCAATTGGGTAAAATTTGTCGCCTTTCTTTCCCTCACTATAATAATATGTCTACCGTTATTAGTATTTATTTTGTGATGATGAACatcgatcttttttttttcttctggggAGGCAAGGAAAGATTTCCATGGGATTAAGTTTAAAACATACTTCACGCCACGCTGTTTTGATAATTTCATGGAAATGGATTTTTCACCAAACGGTAGAAAATACTTTATTTCAACGGAAAGATGGGTAATTTCGTGGAACTAATTCATATCAAACACAACCTAATAGGAATTCCATGATATTAAGAGATAGGGATCTCGGCAACCACGCACCTCTCCAAACTCGCAAGTTCCTATATATGATCCTGCTCAACAAAAGGAAGTTTGACCAGACACGGCCAGAGTTGACCATGTGATTTTTTCTCTTCTAGGGTTTGCGCGTCTGGTTCTTCCAATCCAGCCATCTACTAGGGTTTTCGCGTCTGGTTCTTCCAATCCAACCATGGCCAGAGAGGATTTTCATCTCTAATCCAACCTCTCCTTCTCATGATCATCTTGTTTCGACGAATTTATTTTTAAAGTTTCCCCCTTGATTTATACCTCAAAATCAGGAACCGAAACTACTTCAAAACTAGGGATTTTTACCAATAGTAGTATTGAATGGCAAAAATCTTCCGAAAATGGTTCATCCATGAAATCCTTCCAAAAGTAGTGGTAGGCTATTTTTTAGGACGTATATGCCCCCAACTTTCACGAGAATACCGTGATTTACCCCTCCGTATAATATATATGTGCACATCcgaattttttattattattaattttctttAATATTATAGTAAATTTATTTTTTGACTGTGACCCCACCATTTTTGTTACTGTTACCAGGTGGATGTGCAGACATCACACCTAAAAGTATGTAGACATCAAACATCTAGGCATAATATTATGTTGGATAAGTGTAGACATCCATGTTTCGAAGTCTAGACATCGGACACTAGTCATAAAATATGTAGACATCAGACTATAAATATGTGGACATCAACTATAAAATATGGACATCAGCTATAAATATGTGGACATCGGGCTATAAATGTGTAGACATCGGGCTATAAAGAGTACCTTAGGTATTACGTAAATACACCACTATTTTTGGAAGATTGTCAAATTTAATACTAATTTCGGAAGATATTGACATTTCAATACAACCCACGGTAATTTCCATTCAAAACTAGGTTTGGAGTAGATTGGTCCAATGTATTTCCAATGAAATCTCAAGCTGAAGATTAGTCGTTACTGTTTAAATCATCAGATTTAATGGAAGGACAGAAGGTGACAGCGGTACAATCAAAAGATTTTGAAAAAACAGTCGAGGATTGTAAAAATATGGTTATCGGTTTTTTGCAGGCTGTAGATAAACAATGGAATCCAAAGGCTGGGGTACAATTTGGACCATATGGTGATAATGcaaatgtttttgttttcaaatttgtgaatgaagatgatcGAAGAGTAGCTCTTAAACAAGGGGCTTTTTACATCTTAAATCAACTATTTATAATAAGGCCGTAGAGTTCGTTGATTGAGCAATCAATTGCagagataaaaaaaattccaGTTTGGGTTTTGATTTATAATGTTCCACTTTATCTATGAAATAAATTAGGTTTGAGTGCGATTTCTAGCTTTCTTGGAAATCCATTGATGATGGATGAATGCACTAAGAAGAAAACTATACTCATATATGCTAGAGTATGTGTGGAAATCGATTTTGATTGTGGTTTTCCTAGTCTTATTCCACTATGGATTGATAGGGTGCATATCATGGATTTGCCTGTAAAATGCCAAGGGAAACCTActaacactacaccaaattcagtaATTTGTAACATTGAATTGTTACGCTAATGAGTGTGATAGTAGTACTTACACAAATTTGTGTGACATTCGTGAAAAGTGTAACAATATATcccattttaatttattttttgttttattaaaaATGTCACACTAAAAAGTGCGACCATTTgaatactactccctccgttccattttagatgatattTTACGGTTTTTTTCTTGTTCCACAATACTTGAAAGGTTTCATATTTtcccacaaaactaccaataaaCCCTAACATTTTGCCTTGGGactataagtttatttttaaatgtACTAATAACAATTAATGTTTAAAGACTTTTCTTATGGGTATAGTTGGAAAATCTTCAtttctctctccatttcttaagCTGCGTGAAAACTCCTacaacatcatctaaaatggaacggagggagtattatataagaataaattaaaaaataaaaataatttagaaaAATAATTTCCCTGCTGAGAGCCAATAGAATAATTTCATCATAGAAATTACACCTCTGCTATTTTCACTACCCTATTGAAGAAGAGTACCACTAATCTATCAAGACAAGGATCTCGTGCAACTCTAATTCCAACCCATCATCACTTCTCTGCTCAAGCTAACAAGAAATCCAATTCTGATGACGCTCTGCTCAGTCTTATTGAGTCTGTAATCGATTGGGAGGAGAGATATTATAAGGTTTATTCCCTTTTCACTCAAAGGCTATTGATTTTTTTGGATGGATAGAACTAATTTCATGGTTTTGATATTTGATAAAGTTTATTGTTTGTCATAATTCTACCATTAGTTACTCTgattatgattagtttagttactcaaattgtgattagtttagttactCTTGTCTTCTTCAACTGAACACGTGTGTCTGTGTGTTTTTCGATAGGTTGGTGAGGCACCAAGAGAATTTCCTTTCAAGATTAAGGATAATGCAGGGGAGGAATTTATAACATTGACTAGAGATTATCAGGGTGAGGTGATTGGAGCCTCAGCTTGCTGGCCTAAAGACCCTAAATGTTATTTTCATCTATGTGTAAGTGTTATGAAAAAGAGCGGACCAACTTTGGTATTCGATGCAAGGGCTGATGAAACAGATGAAATTTCCATTGACTCTATAACTGTCGAGAATCCAAATGCTTCTAATGATTATATTACTTTCTCGTAAGTGAAATTGATTGGTTGCTTTGTTTTCCAGCTATTCGATTTTGGGTTTGCCATATCTTgtaacattttttattttatttttggttatgAAGGGATTTGGATGAAAAATTGCAAGATGCTTTCCACACATATTTGGATGTCAGGGGTTTCAACCCAGCAATAACGAATTCTTATGGGACTACATGGTTCGGAAAGACCGCGAAAAATACCCTGGGTGGTTGAAGAACTTGAACAATTTCATCGAGGAATAAATTAAATTTTGCTCAAGTTGAAGAGCATTCAAAGGTTATATCTTTGTAGAGCTATTAAGAGTGTCTGGAAACAGATGGTGCGGTCACATGGTGAATGTTCTATGACTTTGGAGTGTATGATTCCAGCTTATGGAATTGTTGTAGAATACTAGTAATTTTTTCAGGGCTACTACTCTGGACTGATCCGAATGTCATTTTCAGGTCTGAAATTAAAACTAAGTCCCTAAAACTGGATAGCATGACCCTTTAAACTATCCTAAGGCTTGCGCTCTTTAGCCTAGTTGGCTTGCCTTGTCTGGTAGGTTGTTTCTCCTCTGAAAGGATGATCTTcgtttattggaaaatcttttaattttattacATGTCTTGTGAAATTTGATGCAAGAAATAAAGATACTTTACTCGCATATATGTACGGTTTTTCTGAATTATTAAGGTTGGGATAATCAATGGCCTTATCTTAGGAACTTATAGCTTCCCAGTATGATTCTCCTTGGCTCATTACAGGATGACCTCAATTTTACTACTAGTCACGCTGATAAACACGAGGAGAATGCCACTTAATGGAACCGTAAATAGAACCAATTATTTCCTAATGTGCGCTATTGTATGTCATCTGTTGACTCTAGGGAGTGACCATACTTCAATCTGGCTGGTTAGCTCAAGCGATGAAACTACCAATAAGAAGCAATCTCCCCTCTTAACACTCTAATTCATACGAGGGTGACACCtcctcaaattaaattagataaaagttTTGATCATTAGTAAATCTGGTGACAATACTTGGCGGGATTCTATTGGTCGAGACTTTAAGACATGAATTACACTCTATTTACACCCTGTATTTAACTACCGTTTTTAATACCGTTATCAATATAAAACACTTATGTGACGATTTACAAATAACTAATTACTTAGTTATTCACGTCCGTTAGGTGGACAATACTTATATCAAAATCTAAACCTTAACTCCTCTTTAGggatggtcttttttttttttactcggtcaataaaatagaataaaaaagcgaaaaTGTACAAGGATCAGGCTAATTAAGTGCTAAGCCAAGAAGGCCGCACACTAAAAAGcctaaaaacgatagtaaacctctccaggccattcaacagaatgaataaaacctggcctaccctcgtaaaactcataatgttcctcagccaacaaacatgcttgtttggccgagacatccgctgaaaaattagcctctctgtagctatgaatatAGCTAATATTGTTATAAAAACTCTTCGCTATTCTCCACCTCTGCATTAGCTGCCATGGCAAATCGCCTTTTTGAAGAGCATATAaacaactcatcgaatcagatctgacacataagttcttcacattccatctttgagcaacgacagcaccatagatcaccgcacaaacttcagcatagaagttagTCTGCCAGCCCAGGCCAACGCACAGAACTCCCAAGACTACCGAGCTAGAATCACGGAAGACAACACCAGAACCAGCCTGCCCCGGATTACCAagagatgcaccatcacaacagatcataatctCACCAGGATTTGGTGGACTCCAAGTAACTTCAACTGGGTCAGAGTGATCGCAAGATCTATGCGTCACTCGaaagaaattaacaatacgcaaatcatccaaagtattatgcatatggcccttcaatctaatagagttatcacgaattacctgatgaactctTCATTTAAACTCCAGCCAACGAATCTGTTTGTTCTCAAAATAAGCTTTGTTACGCATCTTCCACAGctccgtaactattgcaagatttgcaacaagccacagatccttAATCATTCGACTCCGGCCCTTTGCAGCCTTGTACGAGGCCACCAGGTCCTCATTCGGCGTCAATCTGAAAATTTCAGCTGCCCACTTCCAAATTCTTTtggcaattttgcaatgccaagtaatatgcCTAACATCCTCACAGTCTTCTCTACATAAAcgacacatagaaggcatctccctaccagtcttcttcataacattatcatcagaaGCACAACATTGTTTATAAAATAGCTTCCAATACTGCACACCCAAAGTAGGATGTATAACACTTCTAGAGAAGAGTGCCGCAGCTGGCAAAATTTCAGCTGGCCCACGAATAGCAGCCTTTGCCGACTTGACAGTGAAAACACCCTTactgtccaagtcccaaattttataatcatctccaccaccaataagaggcaaattatcaacatcaatattgcatcgtaaCATCAATTCTTTAGTCTTTGGGGGAATAGCCCAAGAGCCATCAATAATAATATCACTcaccttggccttaaaatcattagggcctcTTGTTGTGATGCCAAGACGTtgagcaattgaaaaatcagcacaccaattatcaaaaaataaggaagtattagcaccgttacctataattgagcgcgtGTGTTTTTGAACAAAGTTATGCACCAATCTAATGCCAGGAAAAACCGAGgaacccaacttataatcaaCCAAGTTGCCATTAACCTTGAAATATTTTGCCTTCAAAAATCTAGCCCAAGTCTTATCAGAGTCTCGAATCGAaatccacaacttcataagcatggcccgATTAACATCATTTAACTTCTTGAGGCCAAGCCCACCTTCACGTCTAGAACGGCATAAGACATCATAAAGAACAGTGAAGTGTTTGCGcttctcagcatctccagaccacaaaaAATTGCGAATGGCCCTCTCCACCGATTTGATGGCCGTGCATGGCCATTTGTAAACAGCCATTGAATGAAGCAAATAGCTAGAAATAACTGATTTGATCAAAACTAACCTGGCCTGAAAAGACAatagcttacccttccaacctgccagcttgtccataatcttctccattacctgacgaacatgaatatgacgcacaatgccaggtttcaattggattcccaaatatttatccgggaaatgcgccctctccatgcccataaagtttgcaatagCAATAGCACGAGACTGCCTATCTCCACCATAATAAAATTTGCTTTTGGCGTAACTAACATACTGACCGGACGCACGTTGATACatgccaagcatctccttcaagtTCCGCAAGCTATGAAGATTACccttacagaaaataagaatatcatccgcaaagagtaaatgggttggagccacacctttcttactcaccatgtgatgcatacttctagcagcaaacaacttagagatattgcggctcaaaacatcttcaataagaacaa encodes the following:
- the LOC113311780 gene encoding uncharacterized protein At2g39795, mitochondrial-like; protein product: MEGQKVTAVQSKDFEKTVEDCKNMVIGFLQAVDKQWNPKAGVQFGPYGDNANVFVFKFVNEDDRRKSTTNLSRQGSRATLIPTHHHFSAQANKKSNSDDALLSLIESVIDWEERYYKVGEAPREFPFKIKDNAGEEFITLTRDYQGEVIGASACWPKDPKCYFHLCVSVMKKSGPTLVFDARADETDEISIDSITVENPNASNDYITFSDLDEKLQDAFHTYLDVRGFNPAITNSYGTTWFGKTAKNTLGG
- the LOC113311779 gene encoding uncharacterized protein At2g39795, mitochondrial-like, which produces MATTFIKVMKKVIPLTYRTPHRNCTSAILNTPMKTSTCTTISTNLFRDVFHRTTIPTHHHFSSLAKKRSNSDDTLLSAIEPVIDSFREVEAPRDFPFMIEDNPWNDRTITLTREYQGDEIKVIVHCHKDSGNYIELDVSVSNKSGFTLKCSVVDDYSTEGYTIRYLAVENPNASDDYIACGNDDFSHLDENLQKALRTYLEVRGIEFGIYNFLYEYMSNRKYKKYTAWLKKLKNFIAS